One Fimbriimonadia bacterium genomic window, AGCCGAACTATGGCTGCGACGCACTCAACTCGGCGAGCCGCGCGGTTCCCTCGGCTGACGGCAAGCACTACGTCCTGAATGGCACCAAGATGTGGATCACCAACGCGAAGTGGGCCGACGTGTTCATCGTATTCGCCCAGCTCGAGGGTTCCAAGCTGACGGCGTTCATCGTGGAGCGCAGCTTCCCCGGCGTGGGAGTGGAGAGGGAAGAACATAAGCTCGGGATGAAGGGCTCTTCCACCGCGCGCGTGACCCTGGATGATGCGCTGGTACCCGTAGAGAACCTGCTGTACAAGCCTGGCAAAGGGCACGTGGTCGCCCTGAACGCGCTGAACATCGGCCGGTTCAAGCTGGGTGCAATGGCGTTGGGGCCGGCACGGGAGTCACTTCGCCTCGCCACCGTCTATTCCAAGGAACGCAAGCAGTTCGGAAAGCCGATCTGCGAGTTCGGGCTGATCAGAAGAAAGCTCGCTAGGATGGTGACCGAGTACTTCGCCGGCGAGAGCATCCTATATCGCACAGGCGACCTGCTCGATCGAGCGCTGGCCACCGTGGACCCCTCTAGCCTCACTCTGGCCGATGACAATGCCCGCGCCGTCCATGAGTTCGCCGCAGAGTGCTCGCTCGTCAAGCTCGCGTGCTCCGAGGCGCAGGCTTACATCTGTGACGAGGCAATCCAGATCCACGGCGGCTACGGCTTCACCGAAGAGTACGACGTGGCGCGCCACTGGCGTGATGCTCGAGTAAGCCGGATCTATGAAGGCTCGAACGAGATGAACCGGTTGTTCGCCTACGCGCGCATGATGAAGGGGCTGGCCGAGACGGACGAGGAGAAGCGGTCCTTGCTGGTCGAGGCGCTGGACAGACAACTCGAGGAGCCTGCGCCTGCAGACCCCGCCGCACGCAGCACGGGAGCTATCCGAACGATGCTGCTCCACTGCGCTATCCACTGCCTGTCCAATCCCGAGCGCGCTTCGCACCAGTTGGTTCTGGCGGATATGACCGACCTGATGGGCAAGCTGTACGCGGCGGACACGGTGGTGGCGCGAGCGGAAAAGCTCCGAGAGGACGCCGCAATCGGTCGGGTGGCGCAAGCCGCAGCAAGCTACTACGCTCACCAGGCGTATGCAGAGGCGATACGGCTGTCGAGGGACGTGCTGCTCGCCGTGGGCAGCGACCCGGCGAAGCTAGAGGCATGCGTTTCGCAAGAGCGCATCGAAGTGGCACCGCTGGTCGAGACCATCGCACAGAAAACACTGGAATCGGACGGTTACCCGTTCGGCTAAGAGGGAAACATGGCACGAAAAGTAACGATCATTCCGGGGGACGGCACGGGGCCGGAGCTGTGCGCAGCCACTCGCCACGTGCTGGAGCACTCGGGTGCCAGCATCGAGTGGGAAGAGGCGATCGCAGGCGAGTCCGCCTTGGCGACTCACGGGACGCTGTTGCCGGAGCAGACGCTGGAGTCCATCCGGCGGAACGGGGTGGCGCTGAAGGGACCCATCACGACGCCAATCGGCACCGGCTTCCGAAGTGTCAATGTGGCGCTGCGACACGAACTCAACCTGTATGCCTGTGTACGGCCATGCAAGAGCTACAAGGGCGTCCGCAGTCGCTATGACAACGTGGACCTGGTGGTCGTACGGGAGAATACCGAGGACCTGTATGCGGGTGTCGAATGGCCCAAGGGAAGTGACGAGGCCAACCGCGTGATCGAGATGTCGGGAGGGAAGATCGCAGCCGGTTCGGCCATCTCTATCAAGCCGATCTCCGAAGAGGGGTCTCGAAGGATCGTTCGCTACGCCTTCGAGTATGCCGTGAAAAACGGGCGGCGCAAAGTTACGGCGGTGTGCAAGGCCAATATCATGAAGTACACCGACGGGCTGTTCTATGAGGTCGCACGTGAGGTGGCGAAGGCCTACGAAGGGCAAGTGGCGTACACGGAGACCCTCGTGGACGCAATGTGCATGCAGCTCGTAATGCGGCCCGAAGAGTCCGACGTGTTGGTAATGCCGAACCTGTACGGCGACATCCTGAGTGACCTATGTGCCGGTCTCGTTGGGGGCCTAGGCGTCGCGCCGGGTGCCAACGTAGGCGACAAGGGTGCGTTGTTCGAGGCGACGCACGGCTCGGCACCCAAGTACACCGGGCAAAACAAGGTCAACCCGACCGCGATGATCCTGAGCGGCGTCCTGATGCTTCGGCATATCGGCGAGACCGAGGCTGCCGACCGTGTGGAGCGTGCGGTTGCCGAGGTCATCGAAGAGGGGAAGTACGTTACCTACGACTTCAAGCCGACCCGCGATGACCCTACCGCCGTGGGGACATGGGAAATGGCGGACGCCATCGTTCGCCGCATGCAGGGCATTTAGCACGGGTCCTGGCTTCTCTTCAGATGCTCCAGTCGCTCCTCCGTTGTACCGCCAATCAGGCTCGTCCACTCGGCTCAGCCCTCCACCGGTCGAGGTGGCGGGCCTTTCGCACAGCCCGACGGCTGCCCAGGGCCAATTCGAATTGCCTGACCGCACCGGCGAATCCGCGGTAATCGGTCGAGAACACTTGACGCAAGGGCCCGAATGCGATATGATAAGGGTACTGCTTTGGCGGAAGCCACATGGCCTCCGCGGTGTGTCCAGGTTGTGCCCCTGCTATATTGGATGGTAAGTACTGAGGCAGGAATGCATCAGGCTTCGAGGCAAGACCTCTCGCTTCGTAGCACTCGCCGGCCTGGGCCGCGCAGTCTCGATCACGAAAAGGGAGGATTACATGAAGCTTCGGGCCTTCGCCCTATTTGCCTTGGTGACTCTGGCCGGGCTATGCCGGGCAGCCCCCAACACTATCATGGACCAGATCGGTCCGGATAGCTCGTACACTCCCGGTTGGATATACTCTTCCC contains:
- a CDS encoding acyl-CoA dehydrogenase family protein; the encoded protein is MAVGIEALKPRGGEFALHGIPITDIFIPEEFSADERLMAETAEKFCRGEVLPVQDRLDAQEDGLMLQLFRKAAELGLAGPDAPEEYGGLGLSKRVGARIQEMVSLNGSFAVTIGVQSGIAQLPIALFGTPEQKAKYLPKLNSGEWMGAYALSEPNYGCDALNSASRAVPSADGKHYVLNGTKMWITNAKWADVFIVFAQLEGSKLTAFIVERSFPGVGVEREEHKLGMKGSSTARVTLDDALVPVENLLYKPGKGHVVALNALNIGRFKLGAMALGPARESLRLATVYSKERKQFGKPICEFGLIRRKLARMVTEYFAGESILYRTGDLLDRALATVDPSSLTLADDNARAVHEFAAECSLVKLACSEAQAYICDEAIQIHGGYGFTEEYDVARHWRDARVSRIYEGSNEMNRLFAYARMMKGLAETDEEKRSLLVEALDRQLEEPAPADPAARSTGAIRTMLLHCAIHCLSNPERASHQLVLADMTDLMGKLYAADTVVARAEKLREDAAIGRVAQAAASYYAHQAYAEAIRLSRDVLLAVGSDPAKLEACVSQERIEVAPLVETIAQKTLESDGYPFG
- a CDS encoding isocitrate/isopropylmalate dehydrogenase family protein yields the protein MARKVTIIPGDGTGPELCAATRHVLEHSGASIEWEEAIAGESALATHGTLLPEQTLESIRRNGVALKGPITTPIGTGFRSVNVALRHELNLYACVRPCKSYKGVRSRYDNVDLVVVRENTEDLYAGVEWPKGSDEANRVIEMSGGKIAAGSAISIKPISEEGSRRIVRYAFEYAVKNGRRKVTAVCKANIMKYTDGLFYEVAREVAKAYEGQVAYTETLVDAMCMQLVMRPEESDVLVMPNLYGDILSDLCAGLVGGLGVAPGANVGDKGALFEATHGSAPKYTGQNKVNPTAMILSGVLMLRHIGETEAADRVERAVAEVIEEGKYVTYDFKPTRDDPTAVGTWEMADAIVRRMQGI